A window from Schistosoma haematobium chromosome 1, whole genome shotgun sequence encodes these proteins:
- a CDS encoding hypothetical protein (EggNog:ENOG4111YDE): MTVELNQPVEYTNEFLNSLPYKSTSSEVCLNTCENMLNENEFKTKKLVPVQRTYNECILYALGEWRCACLTTVLVTGIILVSSCGVKQLKNYMNSSQSDTHYPISYNKYDQSFQLLCRTSSLLIINGLLFLVYLIYLIESWQSRNWIQTTWLIDTKMAYNLIHNAHKLIPSILWQIKCYHYAHNTPRYYNHYQQNPMQQSITLNETDLSKPIKYSFIQNHFNNSMKETNTQNNQYLLNSNKIPKLLSHSINNTNINPIKCHRIITMDKMCSFDLSKIDAIWDLSDSISELDKFQLIELNIKTLFSFSDKKTYLEYQRQKQEFFTTYEKFDVYMETEQICTFTDFMKFPKKCLIIHQSSKLPFYLKDLTYLIATLLLCSLPLRIYIYANKAKLNCKIHKIFGSKPINHSLKLIPLNTNSLINTFPNYTIPSSPSSLSLSNHILNGTNHNNKLHDNNEAIVLFNKHILDNTTDLIQNYNKKHKMISKDSYDFNHIKYDNKVNIKHSSIEDEDHDDDVEDEDEEMLSLDIRFDEYIKNKCIKNDKRNIENHHNHYELNTVLKNSNADVKSV; this comes from the exons ATGACAGTAGAATTAAATCAACCTGTTGAATATACCAATGAGTTTTTAAATTCTCTACCTTATAAATCTACATCTTCAGAAGTTTGTTTAAATACATGTGAAAATATGCTTAATGAGAATGAATTCAAGACAAAAAAATTG GTCCCAGTCCAACGAACTTACAATGAATGTATTCTTTACGCTTTAGGTGAATGGAGGTGTGCATGTCTAACAACCGTTTTGGTCACAGGTATTATTTTAGTATCATCATGCGGTGTTAAACAGCTAAAAAATTACATGAATTCATCTCAGTCAGATACACACTATCCTATTTCATATAATAAATACGATCAAAGTTTTCAATTATTGTGTCGAACAAGTTCTCTTCTAATTATTAATGGTTTATTATTTCTAgtctatttaatttatttaattgaatcGTGGCAATCAAGAAACTGGATTCAAACAACATGGTTAATTGATACAAAAATGGCATATAATTTAATACATAATGCACATAAACTTATTCCTTCTATTCTTTGGCAAATCAAATGTTATCATTATGCTCATAATACACCAcgatattataatcattatcaaCAGAATCCAATGCAACAATCCATAACATTAAATGAAACTGATTTAAGTAAAccaattaaatattcatttatccaaaatcattttaataattcaatgaaagaaacaaatactcaaaataatcaatatctaTTGAATTCCAATAAGATCCCTAAACTTTTATCTCATTCTATTAATAACACCAATATAAATCCAATTAAATGTCACCGTATTATAACAATGGATAAAATGTGTTCATTTGATTTATCTAAAATTGATGCAATATGGGATCTATCAGATAGTATTAGTGAATTAgataaatttcaattaattgaattaaatataaaaacatTATTTAGTTTTTCTGATAAGAAAACTTATTTAGAATATCAAAGACAAAAACAGGAATTTTTTACAACTTATGAAAAATTCGATGTTTACATGGAAACTGAACAAA TATGTACTTTTAcagattttatgaaatttccTAAAAAATGTCTTATTATTCATCAATCATCAAAATTACCATTCTATTTAAAAGATCTAACTTATTTAATAGCTACACTTTTATTATGTTCATTACCATTAAGAATTTATATTTATGCAAATAAAGCTAAATTAAATTgtaaaattcataaaatatttggTTCTAAACcaataaatcattcattaaaattaattccattaaatacaaattcattaataaatacaTTTCCTAATTATACTATaccatcatcaccatcatcattatcattatcaaatcATATCTTAAATGGTACTAATCATAATAACAAATTACATGACAATAATGAAgctattgtattatttaataaacatattttagaTAATACTACtgatttaatacaaaattataataaaaaacataaaatgatttcaaaagattcttatgatttcaatcatataaaatatgataataaaGTAAATATTAAACATAGTTCTATTGAAGATGAagatcatgatgatgatgttgaagatgaagatgaagaaatGTTATCATTGGATATACGATTTGATGAatacataaaaaataaatgtattaaaaatgataaaagGAACATAGAAaatcatcataatcattatGAATTAAATACTGTTTTAAAAAATTCTAATGCTGATGTAAAATCTGTGtga